One part of the Solanum dulcamara chromosome 8, daSolDulc1.2, whole genome shotgun sequence genome encodes these proteins:
- the LOC129900481 gene encoding transcription factor bHLH36-like, whose protein sequence is MDNFHSMFPFQQDDDANYDSHQQLLFPHEPYTNPSNFIYQQDLVTDFAPFELGDNNLTFNNNNNNNNNNQRGNRLGKSSVTSTSDDNKQKKVMHREIERQRRQEMSTLYASLRQQLPLENIKGKRSTSDHILEAANYIEQLQKNVKNLEERREKLKKESIGLSNPQSGSSIISYSSPAIVIVKECLDGMEILVNCDLKNEGFRLSRVLQVLLQEGLSIVNCSCTKTNTTSLLHTIRTEVCTDQPRIINVDVIQQKLQDIIHADTSFK, encoded by the exons ATGGATAATTTCCATTCAATGTTTCCTTTTCAACAAGATGATGATGCTAATTATGATTCCCATCAACAGCTCCTTTTTCCACATGAACCATATACCAACCCTTCTAATTTCATATACCAACAAGATCTGGTAACTGATTTTGCTCCCTTTGAGTTAGGCGACAACAATCTTAcatttaacaacaacaacaataataacaacaacaatcagagAGGCAATAGGCTAGGGAAATCATCCGTCACGTCTACTAGTGATGACAACAAACAGAAGAAAGTGATGCATAGAGAAATCGAAAGGCAAAGAAGACAAGAAATGTCTACTCTTTATGCTTCTCTTCGACAACAACTTCCCCTTGAAAATATTAAG GGAAAGCGTTCCACATCGGATCACATACTCGAGGCGGCGAATTACATAGAACAGCTTCAGAAGAATgttaagaatttggaagaaaggAGGGAAAAGTTAAAGAAGGAGTCAATTGGTTTAAGCAATCCCCAAAGTGGAAGCTCCATAATTAGCTACTCCTCGCCTGCGATTGTGATAGTGAAGGAATGCTTGGATGGCATGGAGATTTTGGTTAATTGCGATCTCAAGAATGAAGGGTTCCGCCTTTCTAGGGTTCTTCAAGTGTTGCTTCAAGAGGGGCTAAGCATAGTGAACTGCAGCTGCACCAAAACAAATACTACAAGTCTACTTCACACTATAAGAACTGAG GTTTGCACTGATCAGCCAAGGATTATTAATGTGGACGTAATCCAACAAAAACTCCAAGATATTATTCATGCTGATACAAGCTTCAAGTGA